A stretch of Microcystis aeruginosa FD4 DNA encodes these proteins:
- the dnaB gene encoding replicative DNA helicase produces MYDSALPPQNIEAEESILGGILLDPKAMGRIVDFLAADAFYLRSHQEIYRAAVFLHGKGKPTDVMTVSSWLQDYQLLDEVGGIPRLLQLIERTVSAANIDRYAELVMDKYVRRQLIGTGGKVIELARDTTRELDEVLDGAEQEVFLVSNWGRTTRTLSNGEVASAAFTELEKNNPIYPTGLRELDNLIVGFEPGTLTLLAGRPSMGKSQAALFLALQMMVARRIPVVFFSLEMTAQQLEYRLWSLLSVHPHYCDCGFYPLRSGRIRQHRAGLAPLTEREHETIARVLGIATELPLYLNDDRGTTVVGIASECRRLISEKKKPGLVVVDYLQMMADDSPNGNRSYELGNVARGLYKMAGDLNVPVLALSQISRAVEGRNNKRPLMADLSQSGILEMVSDNVVLLYRDEYYNPDSSDRDVLELIVGKARHGLTGTARCLFDKSYGLLTELPGGNHGN; encoded by the coding sequence ATGTATGATTCTGCGTTGCCCCCCCAGAATATCGAGGCCGAGGAATCTATTTTAGGGGGAATTCTCCTCGACCCCAAGGCGATGGGACGGATCGTCGATTTTCTAGCCGCCGATGCGTTTTACCTTCGTTCCCATCAAGAAATCTACCGAGCGGCGGTCTTTCTTCACGGCAAGGGAAAGCCCACAGACGTGATGACGGTTTCCAGTTGGCTGCAGGATTACCAGCTTCTCGACGAGGTGGGAGGGATTCCTCGACTATTACAGCTAATCGAGCGCACGGTATCGGCCGCCAACATCGATCGCTACGCCGAGTTGGTGATGGATAAGTATGTCCGTCGTCAGTTGATCGGGACGGGAGGCAAGGTCATCGAGTTGGCCCGCGACACGACGCGAGAGTTGGACGAGGTACTGGACGGAGCGGAACAGGAAGTATTTCTGGTATCGAACTGGGGACGGACGACGCGAACCCTCTCCAATGGCGAGGTGGCGAGTGCTGCCTTCACGGAATTGGAGAAAAATAACCCGATTTACCCCACGGGCTTACGGGAGTTGGACAATCTAATCGTCGGTTTCGAGCCTGGAACGTTGACCCTGCTCGCGGGGCGACCGTCGATGGGGAAGTCCCAAGCCGCCTTATTTCTCGCCTTACAGATGATGGTCGCCCGACGGATACCTGTGGTTTTCTTCTCGTTGGAGATGACCGCCCAACAGCTAGAGTACCGTCTGTGGAGTTTGTTGAGCGTTCACCCGCACTATTGCGATTGTGGGTTTTACCCGCTCCGAAGCGGTCGGATCAGGCAACACCGGGCGGGACTGGCTCCACTTACCGAGCGGGAACATGAAACGATCGCCAGGGTGTTAGGAATCGCCACCGAGTTGCCCCTTTATTTGAACGACGATCGGGGAACAACGGTCGTGGGCATCGCCTCGGAATGCCGCCGCCTCATCAGCGAGAAAAAGAAGCCAGGTTTGGTGGTGGTGGACTATCTTCAGATGATGGCCGACGATTCCCCCAACGGCAACCGCAGTTACGAGTTGGGCAATGTCGCCCGGGGACTGTACAAAATGGCGGGGGATTTAAACGTGCCAGTTCTCGCACTCTCCCAGATATCGCGGGCAGTAGAGGGACGCAACAATAAACGCCCCCTCATGGCCGATCTCAGTCAATCGGGAATTCTGGAGATGGTCTCCGATAACGTTGTCCTGCTCTATCGCGATGAATATTACAACCCCGATAGTTCCGATCG